One segment of Arcanobacterium haemolyticum DSM 20595 DNA contains the following:
- a CDS encoding DUF2550 family protein, which produces MPWLLWWAIVITALIVIVVGLYSLLRLRILFSRSGSFHVAVREGGQERWQTGVAVFQPFQLNWFSTHSLSPYPNIQWKRGELDFQVMPPSGDGIQVVHITRGAEEWSLATTPLAVSGIVSWIDSAPPVEEPELF; this is translated from the coding sequence ATGCCGTGGCTACTGTGGTGGGCAATCGTTATAACAGCATTGATCGTTATCGTGGTGGGGCTATACAGCCTGCTCCGATTACGGATTCTGTTTTCGCGAAGTGGCTCATTCCATGTGGCCGTGCGTGAAGGAGGGCAGGAGCGCTGGCAAACAGGTGTTGCCGTGTTCCAGCCGTTCCAGCTCAACTGGTTCTCCACTCATTCGTTGAGCCCGTATCCGAACATCCAATGGAAGCGCGGTGAACTTGATTTCCAGGTGATGCCGCCATCAGGGGACGGGATTCAGGTAGTCCACATTACCCGTGGGGCAGAAGAATGGAGCTTGGCGACAACTCCGCTGGCTGTGTCAGGGATCGTGTCCTGGATTGATTCGGCTCCTCCTGTGGAAGAACCAGAACTGTTCTAA
- the nucS gene encoding endonuclease NucS, whose product MRIVIARCSVDYSGRLDAHLEPATRVLMLKQDGSVLVHSDGGSYKPLNWMSPPATFKEIPVADIDRKAGVVESWAVEHNKTNDVLLINIYEILHDVTQDLGIEPGLVKDGVEAHLQKLLAEQVDVLGSDLELVRREYPTPIGPVDLMLLGKDGGHVAVEVKRRGEIDGVEQLTRYLELLGRDSTLQPLRGIFAAQEIKPQARVLAEDRGIECIVLDYDAMRGVDHPEDRLF is encoded by the coding sequence GTGCGTATTGTTATCGCTCGTTGTAGTGTGGATTATTCAGGTCGGCTAGATGCTCACTTGGAGCCTGCTACGCGGGTGTTGATGCTCAAGCAAGATGGTTCTGTTTTGGTGCATTCGGATGGTGGTTCGTACAAGCCGCTGAACTGGATGTCTCCTCCGGCTACGTTTAAGGAAATTCCTGTTGCGGATATTGATCGCAAGGCTGGGGTTGTGGAATCGTGGGCGGTTGAACATAATAAGACGAACGATGTTCTTTTGATTAACATTTACGAAATTTTGCATGATGTGACGCAGGATTTGGGTATCGAACCTGGCCTTGTGAAGGATGGTGTGGAAGCCCATTTGCAGAAGCTTTTGGCTGAACAGGTTGACGTTCTGGGATCAGATCTTGAGTTGGTTCGCCGTGAGTACCCTACCCCGATTGGTCCGGTTGATTTGATGCTTTTGGGGAAAGACGGCGGGCACGTTGCCGTTGAAGTGAAGCGCCGTGGGGAGATCGACGGCGTTGAGCAGCTCACCCGCTATCTTGAGTTGCTGGGGCGTGACTCCACATTGCAGCCACTTCGCGGAATCTTTGCGGCTCAGGAGATCAAGCCGCAGGCTCGCGTGCTTGCAGAAGATCGTGGTATCGAATGTATCGTGTTGGATTATGATGCGATGCGCGGCGTGGATCATCCTGAGGATCGTTTATTCTGA
- a CDS encoding coiled-coil domain-containing protein has translation MAEEPLFPVVMRGYDRAQVDDRIDSLNTHLSQARAHVAHLDNEVLQLSAQLAEANHALKENDRPSYSGLGSRVERLLRSTEEQALDLMTRARQEATSIVATAEQRADALRNAALEDSQKTLSRAHTEADSELERARAEVDSLTTIARRTSEEIVSSAEREADRLRTQSEADAAALRSAAEHDAAQMRAEAETAATNLRSEAETDATNLRTEAENAVAQLRAETEAELARMRAETEQSIASAKAESERAIADATAACERSIAEAHEEATAKLTAENERLTALATEMVSKAETDARTAEERVVEATQRASQLTASSESEAADLLNSARDEADAILTHARDEASRIMSEAETDAAKKLTSAREEIDALQEQRESLTSYIEDMRAILTGSDRSLALSQVVNSAANKREEDEPMPVEEKSEPAAEEEPQADDSEKLEAAE, from the coding sequence GTGGCAGAAGAACCTCTATTCCCCGTCGTCATGCGTGGATATGACCGTGCACAGGTAGACGACCGGATAGACAGCCTAAATACTCACCTTTCCCAAGCGCGCGCCCACGTAGCTCATTTGGATAACGAAGTCCTTCAGCTATCAGCGCAACTTGCTGAGGCAAATCATGCGTTAAAAGAAAACGATCGGCCATCATACTCTGGGCTCGGAAGCCGCGTAGAACGCCTACTGCGCTCCACCGAAGAACAAGCGCTCGATCTCATGACGCGCGCTCGGCAAGAAGCAACCAGCATCGTCGCTACTGCAGAACAGCGCGCCGATGCTCTCCGCAACGCGGCGCTCGAAGACAGCCAAAAAACTCTCTCCCGTGCACACACCGAAGCCGATTCGGAACTCGAACGTGCCCGTGCAGAAGTCGATTCACTCACCACTATTGCACGCCGTACCAGCGAAGAAATCGTCTCTTCGGCAGAACGTGAAGCAGACCGCCTCCGCACTCAATCCGAAGCTGACGCAGCTGCGCTCCGCTCCGCTGCGGAACACGACGCGGCCCAGATGCGCGCCGAAGCCGAAACCGCTGCCACCAACCTGCGTAGCGAAGCCGAAACTGACGCAACCAACCTACGCACTGAAGCAGAAAATGCCGTGGCACAATTACGGGCAGAAACTGAAGCAGAACTCGCCCGCATGCGTGCCGAAACGGAACAAAGTATCGCCAGTGCCAAGGCAGAATCCGAACGCGCTATCGCGGACGCAACCGCAGCCTGCGAACGTTCCATCGCCGAAGCCCACGAAGAAGCAACCGCCAAGCTCACCGCAGAAAATGAACGCCTCACCGCACTCGCAACGGAGATGGTAAGCAAAGCTGAAACCGATGCCCGCACCGCGGAAGAACGCGTGGTTGAAGCAACCCAACGCGCCAGCCAGCTCACCGCAAGTTCAGAAAGCGAAGCAGCCGATCTTCTCAACAGTGCACGTGATGAAGCCGACGCCATCCTCACACACGCACGCGACGAAGCCAGCCGCATCATGAGCGAAGCAGAAACCGACGCCGCCAAGAAGCTCACCTCTGCACGCGAAGAAATCGATGCGCTTCAAGAACAGCGCGAATCGCTGACCTCCTACATCGAAGACATGCGGGCAATCCTCACCGGATCAGACCGCTCGCTCGCACTCTCCCAAGTAGTGAACTCCGCAGCAAATAAGCGCGAAGAAGACGAACCAATGCCGGTTGAAGAAAAATCGGAGCCGGCGGCCGAGGAAGAGCCTCAAGCCGACGACTCCGAGAAGCTCGAAGCAGCCGAATAA
- the atpC gene encoding ATP synthase F1 subunit epsilon codes for MAQDPAGYALMKLDIVARSGNLYAGDVTEIVVPAYDGELGILPGRAPVLSVVMPGTVRFVTVAGERREIAVGKGFLTVDHDDVMIVVENHEEQ; via the coding sequence ATGGCACAAGATCCAGCAGGATATGCGCTGATGAAGCTCGATATTGTTGCACGTTCAGGGAATCTCTATGCCGGAGATGTTACTGAGATCGTTGTGCCGGCATATGACGGCGAATTGGGTATTCTCCCGGGGCGCGCACCAGTGCTCTCTGTGGTGATGCCAGGAACAGTCCGCTTCGTTACCGTTGCTGGTGAACGTCGTGAGATCGCCGTGGGTAAAGGATTCCTCACAGTGGATCATGATGACGTCATGATCGTTGTTGAAAATCACGAGGAGCAGTAA
- the atpD gene encoding F0F1 ATP synthase subunit beta: MTAVDNTQGVTTGRIVQVVGAVVDVEFPPDALPEINNALLTEVDLSGQGEGESVLKMTLEVAQHLGDNIVRTIAMKPTDGLVRGATVIDTGAPITVPVGDATKGHVFNVTGDVLNLGEGETLDVKERWPIHRKAPQFDELEPETKMFETGIKVIDLLTPYVQGGKIGLFGGAGVGKTVLIQEMIQRVAQDHGGVSVFAGVGERTREGNDLIHEMEDAGVLDKTALVFGQMDEPPGVRLRIALSGLTMAEYFRDVQNQDVLLFIDNIFRFTQAGSEVSTLLGRMPSAVGYQPTLADEMGALQERITSTRGHSITSLQAIYVPADDYTDPAPATTFAHLDATTELSRDIASRGLYPAVDPLTSTSRILDAQYVGQAHYDTATKVKSILQKNKELQDIISILGVDELSEEDKITVARARRIEQYLSQNTYTAKKFTGVEGSTVPIAETVEAFRRITDGEYDHIPEQAFFNIGGIEDIERAWHKIQQDMR; this comes from the coding sequence ATGACTGCAGTAGACAATACGCAGGGAGTCACCACCGGACGTATCGTCCAGGTTGTGGGCGCTGTTGTGGACGTGGAGTTTCCGCCGGATGCTCTCCCAGAAATTAACAACGCCCTCCTCACCGAAGTAGACCTCTCCGGCCAAGGCGAAGGCGAAAGCGTTCTCAAGATGACTCTTGAGGTTGCTCAGCACCTCGGCGATAACATCGTCCGTACCATCGCCATGAAGCCAACCGACGGTCTGGTTCGCGGCGCCACCGTTATCGATACCGGCGCCCCAATCACCGTGCCAGTTGGCGACGCAACTAAAGGTCATGTTTTCAACGTGACCGGTGATGTCCTAAACTTGGGCGAAGGCGAAACCCTTGACGTCAAGGAACGGTGGCCAATCCACCGCAAGGCTCCACAGTTCGACGAACTCGAACCGGAAACCAAGATGTTCGAAACAGGCATCAAGGTGATCGATCTCCTCACCCCATACGTACAGGGCGGCAAGATCGGTCTGTTTGGCGGTGCTGGTGTTGGTAAGACCGTTCTTATCCAGGAAATGATCCAGCGTGTTGCACAGGATCATGGCGGTGTGTCCGTGTTCGCGGGTGTGGGTGAACGTACCCGTGAAGGTAACGATCTTATCCACGAAATGGAAGATGCGGGCGTTCTTGATAAGACCGCGCTTGTGTTCGGCCAGATGGATGAACCGCCAGGGGTTCGTTTGCGTATTGCACTTTCCGGCCTGACCATGGCGGAATACTTCCGTGACGTGCAAAACCAGGACGTGCTTTTGTTCATCGATAACATCTTCCGCTTCACCCAGGCAGGTTCGGAAGTGTCCACGTTGCTTGGCCGTATGCCATCAGCAGTGGGCTACCAGCCGACCTTGGCAGATGAAATGGGCGCATTGCAGGAACGTATTACGTCAACTCGTGGTCACTCGATTACGTCGTTGCAGGCAATCTACGTGCCAGCTGATGATTACACCGATCCTGCTCCAGCAACAACCTTCGCTCACTTGGATGCAACCACCGAACTGTCGCGTGACATCGCATCGCGTGGTTTGTACCCGGCAGTGGATCCACTCACCTCCACTTCGCGTATTTTGGATGCACAGTACGTGGGCCAGGCACACTACGATACCGCTACCAAGGTGAAGTCGATTCTGCAGAAGAACAAGGAACTCCAGGACATCATCTCGATTCTTGGTGTTGACGAACTTTCTGAAGAAGACAAGATCACCGTTGCACGCGCACGCCGTATCGAACAGTACCTCTCCCAGAACACGTACACCGCTAAGAAGTTCACCGGTGTTGAAGGCTCCACTGTTCCGATCGCTGAAACCGTGGAAGCATTCCGCCGTATCACCGATGGCGAATACGATCACATCCCAGAACAGGCGTTCTTCAACATCGGCGGTATCGAAGATATCGAACGCGCATGGCACAAGATCCAGCAGGATATGCGCTGA
- a CDS encoding alpha/beta fold hydrolase, whose translation MTMLSFRRTGNVSDCPLVLLHALPLDATMWDRVRELLAPIDVITVDAPGFGESPAGSEIAEDPSVAAYVQALKETLDHHGVQQILLGGLSMGGSVAAEFVATYPEMIRGLALMDTGIGADNQDRQAFRRDMAQRAEEGRAFEILEDWKDSMTGSEVTPEIQESLVARFKAAPGEGLAWIQRALATREDRSDAVELVEGPVFFIRGTDDPTASLEYFMNLALKAKEPRILEIEGAGHFTADEKPEELAQALSEFVQRCAR comes from the coding sequence ATGACTATGTTAAGTTTTCGCCGTACAGGCAATGTTTCTGATTGTCCGCTAGTGCTTCTTCATGCTCTTCCGCTGGATGCCACGATGTGGGATCGTGTTCGCGAACTTCTTGCGCCGATTGATGTGATTACGGTTGATGCTCCTGGATTTGGCGAATCGCCTGCTGGTTCGGAGATCGCAGAAGATCCATCGGTGGCCGCCTATGTGCAGGCGTTGAAGGAAACGCTCGATCACCATGGGGTCCAGCAGATCTTGCTTGGCGGCCTTTCGATGGGTGGTTCGGTGGCCGCGGAATTCGTGGCTACATATCCAGAAATGATCCGTGGTCTGGCGCTCATGGATACGGGGATCGGCGCGGATAACCAGGATCGTCAGGCGTTCCGCCGTGATATGGCGCAGCGTGCAGAAGAAGGCCGTGCCTTTGAGATCTTAGAGGACTGGAAGGATTCTATGACCGGCTCTGAAGTGACTCCAGAAATCCAAGAATCACTTGTTGCACGTTTCAAGGCTGCCCCAGGGGAAGGCCTGGCGTGGATTCAACGTGCGCTTGCTACACGTGAAGATCGTAGCGATGCGGTTGAGCTGGTGGAAGGCCCAGTATTCTTTATTCGCGGCACGGATGATCCAACGGCATCCTTGGAGTATTTCATGAATTTGGCTTTGAAAGCGAAAGAACCCCGCATCCTCGAAATCGAGGGTGCAGGGCACTTTACTGCGGATGAAAAGCCGGAGGAATTGGCACAGGCGCTGAGTGAGTTCGTTCAGCGTTGCGCCCGCTAA
- a CDS encoding F0F1 ATP synthase subunit gamma, whose translation MAGAQRIYKQKIRATKTLEKVFRAMELIAASRIGKARDRALGQDPYTQALTRSIATVAAHAHEDHPLVKERTDTNRVIVFVVTSDRGMAGAYSSSVLREAERLMDELKEQGKEPVLYVSGRRGESYFRFRDVPVERSWTGESDKPSDDTSSDIADEFLNRFLADANAGGVSELYMIFTRFVSMVTQTVQVRRMLPIQIVDEEANAEATAPEHDEPLYEFEPSAQKVFDELLPMYVGQRIHSVMLMSAASELAARQQAMHSATENAGNLIESYTRLANNARQAEITTEITEIISGADSLGKS comes from the coding sequence GTGGCAGGCGCACAACGGATTTATAAACAGAAGATCCGAGCAACCAAAACGCTCGAAAAGGTCTTCCGTGCGATGGAGCTCATTGCAGCGTCACGTATCGGCAAGGCTCGTGATCGTGCGCTCGGGCAAGATCCGTACACGCAGGCACTCACTCGGTCAATCGCAACTGTTGCAGCTCATGCCCACGAAGATCACCCACTAGTCAAAGAACGTACTGATACCAATCGTGTGATCGTCTTTGTAGTGACGTCCGATCGTGGCATGGCAGGAGCATACTCGTCATCTGTTCTGCGTGAAGCAGAACGGTTGATGGATGAGCTCAAGGAACAGGGCAAGGAACCCGTCTTGTACGTCTCTGGGCGTCGCGGCGAATCGTATTTCCGTTTCCGGGATGTTCCAGTGGAACGCTCCTGGACGGGCGAATCCGATAAGCCATCCGATGACACCTCATCGGATATCGCAGACGAATTCCTTAACCGTTTCCTTGCCGATGCGAACGCCGGTGGAGTTTCTGAACTGTACATGATCTTCACTCGATTCGTTTCAATGGTTACCCAAACGGTGCAGGTACGTCGCATGCTTCCAATCCAGATCGTGGATGAAGAAGCGAATGCAGAAGCAACGGCCCCTGAACACGATGAACCACTCTACGAATTCGAACCATCAGCGCAGAAGGTCTTTGATGAACTTCTCCCGATGTACGTGGGGCAGCGTATCCATTCAGTCATGCTGATGTCTGCAGCTTCCGAACTTGCGGCACGCCAGCAGGCGATGCACTCCGCAACGGAAAACGCGGGCAACCTGATTGAGTCCTACACGCGCTTGGCTAACAACGCGCGTCAGGCTGAAATCACCACCGAAATCACAGAAATTATCTCGGGCGCTGACAGCCTGGGTAAGAGCTAA